A genomic segment from Ornithorhynchus anatinus isolate Pmale09 chromosome 16, mOrnAna1.pri.v4, whole genome shotgun sequence encodes:
- the CALHM3 gene encoding calcium homeostasis modulator protein 3, translating into MDKFRMVFQYFQSSSESVMNGICGLLALATVKMYTSFEFNCPCLPRYNVVYGLGVLLIPPAALFLCGLIVNRQSVTVIEEWKRPTGRRTKDLGVIRYMCSSILQRALVAPIVWILLTLLDGKGFICAFSSSVDPEKFVDFANMTPSEVQFLLAKVPCKEDDLVRNSTSRKAVTRYLRCLSQALGWSITLLLIMAAFLARSLQPCFHQATFLQRRYWSNYLDLEQKLFDETCCEHARDFAHRCVLHFFDSMRKEIKARGLSISRDHQGKEEGEGEGKEDHLHGITNQDQMNRLLATWYVSKPPLDITQATQAHPSGVDGSVRWPPSPLGRRVSKQTDV; encoded by the exons ATGGACAAATTCCGGATGGTCTTCCAATACTTCCAGTCCAGCTCGGAGTCGGTGATGAATGGGATCTGTGGGCTCCTGGCCCTGGCCACTGTGAAGATGTACACCTCCTTCGAATTCAactgcccctgcctccccaggTACAATGTGGTCTATGGGCTGGGCGTGCTGCTCATCCCGCCGGCGGCCCTCTTTCTCTGCGGGCTGATCGTCAACAGGCAGTCTGTGACCGTGATCGAGGAGTGGAAGAGACCCACGGGGAGACGGACGAAGGATCTGGGTGTCATCAG GTACATGTGCTCCTCCATCCTGCAGCGAGCCCTGGTAGCCCCCATCGTCTGGATCCTGCTCACCCTCCTGGACGGGAAGGGTTTCATCTGTGCCTTCAGCAGTTCCGTGGATCCCGAGAAGTTTGTGGACTTCGCCAACATGACCCCAAGCGAGGTGCAGTTCCTGCTGGCCAAGGTGCCCTGCAAGGAGGACGACCTGGTGCGGAACAGCACGTCCAGGAAGGCCGTGACCAGGTACCTGAGGTGCCTGTCCCAG GCTCTGGGCTGGAGTATCACCCTGCTGCTCATCATGGCGGCTTTCCTGGCCCGCTCCCTCCAGCCCtgcttccaccaggccaccttcCTGCAGCGCCGTTACTGGAGCAACTACCTGGACCTGGAGCAGAAGCTCTTCGACGAGACCTGCTGTGAGCACGCCCGCGACTTTGCTCACAGGTGCGTCCTGCACTTTTTCGACAGCATGCGGAAGGAGATCAAGGCCCGGGGTCTGAGCATCAGTCGCGACcatcaggggaaggaggagggggagggggaaggaaaggaggaccaCCTCCACGGGATCACCAACCAAGACCAGATGAACAGACTCTTGGCAACCTGGTACGTCAGCAAGCCCCCGCTGGACATCACCCAAGCCACCCAGGCCCATCCCTCTGGGGTTGATGGGAGTGTCAGGTGGCCTCCCTCTCCGCTGGGCAGGAGAGTCTCCAAGCAGACAGATGTTTAA